In Streptomyces sp. NBC_00344, the genomic window GCCCCGTACGACCGCGTCGGGCGAGCTGCTCCGGGCGCTGTTGCCGGTCTCCCGCAGCACGCTGTAGCGCAGCGAACGGGTGTTGCGTACGCAGCTGTGGAGCGGCTGCACCATCTCGACGTGCTCCTCGCTGTTCACCCAGGCGAGGAAGGGAGGCGCGGTTTCCCACTCGCTCGTGATGAGCCATTGGGAGGGGTTCTCGATGGACTGGCACAGCTCGTCGCTGACGTGGCCGGGCACGGAGGCGACCTGCCTGCGCATGTGCTCGTACGCCTGGAGGAACTGCTCCTGGGCTCCTTCGTGCAGATCCAGCAGCAGCACGACTCGAAGCCTCGAACCGTCGAAGGCGGACTGGGATACCCGTTCCGACAAGACCGTCATGTGGGACTCTCCTTCGAGACGATGCGGCGGTCGCTTCCGGAGCCCACCGTCAGTCGTCGTCATCAGTGGCAGTCGGGAGCGGCTTGCGGTCACTTTCCGTGATCCGCTCCCGGGATTCGGGGATGTCGCACCCTCGATCGATCGTCAGCCGGTGCCGGGGACATCGCGAGAGCTGAGCACCATGCGGGTGAATGACGTCCGAAGCGAGGCCGCCCGGGGCATGAAAAAACTCATCCCTGCAGGACCCCCCTTGGCTGGAGCATTCATGAACGAGAACGTCGATCTCCACGTACCGGTCCTGGTCGTGGGCGGCTCCCTCGTGGGCCTGTCCGCGTCCGTCTTCCTGGGGCGGCTCGGTGTCGAGCACCTCCTGGTCGAAAAACACGCCGACACCTCGGTGCACCCGAGGGGCCGCGGCAACAACGTCCGCACGATGGAGCTCTTCCGTACGGCCGGCATCGACTCGCAGATCAGGGAAGCGGCTGCGGTGCTGGCCGACAACCACGGAATTCTGCAGGCGCCTTCGCTGACCGGTGACGACCAGGAGTGGCTGTTCAAGGAGATCGACCCGGGCGGCGGACTGGCCCGCTTCAGCCCGGCCGGCTGGTGCCTGTGCAGCCAGAACGATCTGGAGCCGGTGCTGGTGAGGTCCGCCCGGGACCTCGGGGGTGATCTGCGCTTCTCGACCGAACTGCTCTCCTTCGAGCAGGACGCCGACGGGGTGAGCGCGGTACTGAAGGACCGGCGGACCGGCGAGCACAGCACGGTACGCGCGGACTACCTCGTCGCCGCCGACGGGCCCCGCAGTCCCGTCCGTGAACAGCTCCGGATCGGGCTGAGCGGAGCGGGCGACCTGTTCCACAACGTGAGCGTCACCTTCCGCTCCCGCCGGCTGGCCCAGGTGCTCGGCGACCGGCGTTTCATCGTCTGCTACCTGACCAGCCCAGGGGCGGACGGCGCTCTGCTGCCCGTCGACAACCGGGAGCAGTGGGTGTTCCACCTCCCGTGGCAGCCCGATCGCGGTGAAACCCTGGAGGACTTCACGGACGTCCGGTGCGCCGAGCACATCCGCCGGGCCACCGGCGCCTCCGATCTCGACATCGAGATCACCGGAAAGGCGCCGTGGCACGCGGCGGAGCGGGTGGCCGACCGCTACTCATCGGGCCGCGTCTTCCTCGCCGGTGACTCGGTCCACGAGATGTCCCCCACCGGGGCGTTCGGCTCCAACACCGGAATCCAGGACGCGCACAACCTGGCCTGGAAACTGGCCGCTGTGCTGAACGGATCAGCGGGACCAGGACTGCTGGACAGCTACGAGGCGGAACGGCGCCCGGTCGCCCAGGCCACGAGCCGCCGCGCCTCGTCACGCTCCGCCGAGCACAGCCACCCCGGATACGCGGCCGCGCCGGTACCGGGCGGCAAGCAGGGCGGGATGCTCCCGGTAGCGCTCGGCTACCGGTACCCGCGCGGCGCCGTGGTCGGCGTCGACCCGGAACTGCCGGTCGTGCCCGACGGAATGCGTCTCGCCGGTGACCCCGGATCGCGGGCACCGCACCTGTGGGTCAGCCGCTACGGCGTACGCAGGTCCACCCTGGACCTCTACGAGCGGTCGTTCGTCCTGCTCACAGACGCGGGCGACGAGGCGTGGCGGGCCGCGGCGAAACGAGTCGCCGACCGGCTGTCGCTGCCGTTCGACGTCTACGCGGTGGGCCGGGGCGCCGGCGCCGATCTGGTGACCGAGAGCGGCACCGACTGGGCCGAGGCTCACGGCACGACGGCCGACGGCGCGGTCCTGGTGCGCCCGGACGGCTTCGTCGCCTGGCGTTCGCCGGCATCGGTGCCCGATCACGAGGCCACCTTGGCCGATGTCTTCGCGACGCTGCTCAGCCGGTCCTGACGGAGCGGACGGAGCGGACGGAACACTTTGAGCGGGCGGGACCTGGTACCGCCGGGACGCTGACTGCCCGGCCGGGGAACCCCCGGCCGGGCAGGTGTGTGTGCGGGTCCCGGAGTGTCAGCCCGTCGATGTCGAGTCGAGGTGCGCGAAGACCACCACGTTGTCCGAGTAGTCCTTGGCCTGGTGGTCGTAGACACCGCCACAGGTGATCAGACGGAGCTGCGGAGTGGGAGTGTCGGCGTAGACCCGGTCGTCGGGGAAGTCCGCCTTGCTGAACTCCTCGACGGAGTCGACCACGAAGGTGGCCACGACGCCGTCCTCGCGGGTGATCTGGACCGTGTTCCCGGGGGTGAGTGCGTACAGCAGCTGAAAGACCGCAGGCCCGGTCTTGGTGTCGACATGGCCTGCGACGATGGCCGGGCCGGACTCACCAGGTGAAGCGCCGCCCTTGTACCAGCCGACGAGGTTGTTGTCGTCACCCGGCGGTGGGTTGAGCTGTCCCTTGGAATCGAGAGTCAGCGTGGTGAAGGGGGCGTCGACGGCGATCGAAGGGATCGACAGGCGCATCGGTGCCGACCTGGGCAGCACCAGGGTCTCGTCGACGGGCGCCGCCGGGGTCGGCGCCGCCGAGGCGACGGCCGCCGGGCGGGGCTCGGAGCCTCCGGTGCCCTCGACGGAGTTGTACATGAGGAGAGCCCCGAGTGCCGCCGCCGCCGCGGGCCACAGCAGGGCTCGGCCCATGGGCTTCGACGCGGTCCGGGGCGGGGTGGTCGGCTCGGGCGACTTCTGGGCAGTCATGGGGCGGTGCCTTCCATCAACGGGGCGACGGACTGTGCGGGTGGGGAAACCTGTGCGGGTGGGGAAACGCAATCGCCGCGGTCACCGTCCCTGCGGAGACGGTGACCGCGACAGCATTGCGGAACTGCACTGCGACCTGCTGGTATCAGCTGGGGGCCGCGGCTCAGACGAGAGCAGCGCCGGTCGAGTTGCGGCGGCGCAGCATGTACGCCCCGGCACCGAGACCGCCGAGCAGCAGAACCGAGCCGGCGGCCAGGCCGCTGCCGGTCACAGCCAGCCCGCCGCCACCGGCGTGCACGCCGCCGTGCGGCTCCTTGCCCTTCCATGAGTCGTGGTCCCCACCCCAGGAGTGGTCTTCCTTCTGCCCGTGCTCGGAGGAGCCGTGCTCGGAGGAGCCGCCCTCCTGGTTGCCGTAGGACTCGGTGCTCGACGACGACGAGCCGCTGTCCGGGGTCCACTGGGCCGGGGTGGATGCGAGGGCCGCCGGGGCGCCGATGGCGAGAATCGCGGTGGCGGCCGCGGAGGCGAACAGGGTACGAGCTGTGCGCATGTGGATAGGTTCCTTCCGCCACCACTGCGCGAGCTGACACGGCATCGGCTCATCGGATTCGCAGTAGCGACGTGCTCACCGTCAACCGGATTCCGGCCGCCCACCACCGGAGCGTGCTGCATTAGGGCCATACCTTGGGCCCTCCGGGTGGTGATCGGCGATTTGTCACCCATTGGCCGGTGTGTCAGGTGTAAAGAGGCAGCAGTCACCGCGGCTCTGCCGTCGGCTGACGAGCGGTCACCTGACGTGCCGTGGACATGCCTCCGGCTCCGGGACCCGGAGGGCGGCCGGCGACCCGGCCGTGCACCTCTCGCCGCACCGGCCCGCCGTCGCGCGCCTCAGGGTGCACGCCTCAGGGCCATGCGCGGTCGGGGCGACGGTGCGGATCTCAGAGCGATGACCGCGCCGGCAAAGGCGCAAGGGGAGCCGGGAAGCCGGGGCACGGAGGGCGCCCCGTCACCCCACCGGCCCCGGAGGCCGGGGCCCCGGCGTGGTGCCGCGGTCCAGAGATGTCGTGCCGCGGTCCGCAGCGGTGGGACCGGCGCCGCCGTCCGGCACGACGGGCCCGCTCAGGGCGATGCCTGCCTCACCGGACACGGCCGCCAGCTCGGAGCCGAGCGACTCCGGAGAGCCCACCGGAAGCCTCCGGCCGATCCGCCCGGTCACCAGGGAGGACAGTGCGGCAACGACACACGCCGCGGCGGCGAACCAGAAGGCGATGACCAGACCCTGGTGGAACGGTCCCGAGATCAGGTGCGGGAAGAACTGCTTGCCGGTGATGTGCGAGCCGCCGTCTGGCAGCTCGGACAGATGACCGTCCAACAGCTGCCGGAACGGGTTGTAGCCCAGGAATGCCGCGAACAGCACTGCGATGGGAGGGAGTTGGGAAACCTGGGACGCTTCGCCCTCGGGAACGCCCTGGGCCACCAGACCGTCGTGCATCACACCCGGCAGGGAGTGCGAGAGGCCGGCGATCATCAGGCTGAAGAAGATGCCGATCGACAGCACCATGGCGGAGTTCTGGAACGTGGCCGTCATCCCGGCGCCCGCGCCGCGTGAGTTCGCGGGGACGGCGTTCATGATCTCGGCCCGGTTGGGCGAGGCGAAGAGCCCGGAGCCGAGGCCGTTGACGAACAGCAGCACCGCGAATATCCCGTAGCCGAAGTCGACCGGCAGTGACATCAGCGCCACGAAGCTCGCGCCGGTGACCAGTGCGCCGCCGACCGTGAACGGACGGGCGCCCAGCCGGTCCGAAATCCAGCCGGACAGCGGGGCCGAGAGCAGAAAGCCGATCGTCAGCGGGATCATGTAGATACCCGCCCACAGCGGAGTCTGCTCGAAGCTGTAGCCGTGCAGTGGCAGCCAGATCCCCTGCAGCCAGATGATCAGCATGAACTGCAGACCGCCGCGCCCCAGGGCGGTCAGCAGGCTGGCCAGGTTGCCCGCGGTGAATGCGCGCAGCCGGAAGAGCGAGAGGCGGAACAGCGGTTCCGCCACCTTGAGTTCGATCCACACGAAGGCACCGAGCACCACCACACCGCCGATCAGGGCGGTCAGCACCCAGGGATTCATCCAGCCCATCATGCTGGAGCCGTAGGGCTGGATGCCGTAGGTGATGCCGACCAGGACGGAGATCAGGCCGACGGCGAAAGTGATGTTTCCCCACCAGTCCATCCGCGCCCTTGCCCGCACCCCGGTGTCGTGCAGCTTGACGTAGGCCCAGATGGTCCCGAAGACACCGAAGGGCACCGAGACCAGAAAGATCATCTTCCAGTTCACCGGAGCGAGTACTCCGCCGAGTATCAGCCCGAGGAACGAACCGGCAATGGCTGCGATGGAGTTGATGCCGAGCGCGGTGCCGCGCTGGTTCGCCGGGAACGCGTCGGTGAGGATGGCCGTGGAGTTGGCGAAGAGCAGTGCGCCGCCGACTCCCTGGACGATGCGCCAGCCGATCAGCCAGAGGGCGCCCGCACTTCCGTCGAGCCAGGTCAGCGAGAGCATGACCGAGCAGAACGTGAAGGCCGCGAATCCCAGGTTGTACATCCGCACCCGGCCGAACATGTCGCCGAGCCTTCCGAAGGTCACCACCAGCACCGCGGTGACCACCATGAAGCCCATCAGCATCCACAGCAGATAGCTGGTGTTGGCGGAGTCCAGCGGGTCCAGGTGGATTCCGCGGAAGATGTCAGGGAGGGCGATCAGCACGATCGACTGATTGATCATCACCATCAGCACACCGAGGGTGGTGTTCGACAGCGCGATCCACTTGTAGTGCTCCCCCGGCCCCCCGGAAGAAGCCGTCGGCTCTCCTGCCGTTCGGCGGTCGATGCCTGCCATGCACACTCCCCTTCGCATGCGCCCTGACCGCCGGCCACCACGGACACGGGTCGTTAGTTGACGCAAGCAATCTATCGCTTGTAGACGGCATCCACATTTCCCGCGGCCGCGGGGGCGATCGGGGCAGGACACCCCCGCCCCATCCCCCTCGCCCGCGATCCGGCACGGAATGAGCATCCGACGCCGCGCCCACCGACGGAACACCGACGCCAGAGGGGCCCGGGCGCACGGCCCGCGCGGCCCGGGGACCGGCGAACGGAACCGCGCGCCGCGCGAACCTGTGAACGATATGTGACGCACGCCACACACGAGCCCCGCAACCCCACAAGGGCCCCAGCACCGCCACGACCGGAAGCCGGCCCCACCACCCCGCCCCGCCGTGCAACTTCCTGCAGCGCGGGAGGACTTCGCGTCCAACACGTTGACATGCGCACAGGGCCGGGTCACTCTCCTGGGAGAGCGCTCTCCGATCCGGCTCCGGGGAGCCGGCCTCCCGCCATTCCCTCTTCCGCAAGGAGAGTAAGTGCCCAGACCCCACGCAGCCATGCCCACGCGACCACGCTCCGGCATGCTGCTGCTCGCCCTCTTCGCCCTGCTCGCCTCGTCGCTCACGTTCTTCGCGGCGCCCCGCGCGGCAGCCGCCGACATCCTGCTCTCCCAGGGGAAACCGGCCACCTCCTCCTCCAACGAGGGAGACGGTCTCGCCGCATCCGCCGCCGTCGACGGGAACCTCACCGGGACCCGCTGGGCCAGTCAGTGGAGCGACCCCCAGTGGCTCCAGGTGGACCTCGGCAAGACCTACAACCTCAGCCGTGCGGTGCTCACCTGGGAGTCGGCCTACGGCAAGGCGTACCAGATCCAGGCGTCCGCGAACGGCACCGACTGGAAGACCCTGACCACGGTCACCGACGGGGACGGCGGTACCGACGACCTGGCGCTCTCGGGCACCGGACGCTATGTGCGGATGTACGGGACCGCCCGCCCGGGCGGCTACGGGTACTCCCTCTGGGAGTTCCAGGTCTACGGCTCGTCCGACACCACCACACCGCCGGCCGGCGGCGCCGTGAAGGTGACCGGGACGCAGGGCAACTGGCAGCTCCAGGTGGGTGGCCAGCCCTACACCGTCAAGGGCCTGACCTGGGGTCCCTCGGTCGCCGACGCACCCAAGTACATGCCCGACGTGAAGTCGATGGGCGCCAACACCATCCGCACCTGGGGCACCGACGGATCGACCAAACCGCTGCTCGACTCCGCAGCGGCCAACGGGGTCCGGGTGATCAACGGCTTCTGGCTGCAGCCCGGCGGCGGTCCGGGCGCCGGCGGTTGCGTCAACTACGTCACCGACACGACCTACAAGAACAACTCGATCACCGAGTTCGCGAAGTGGGTCGAGGCCTACAAGAGCCACCCGGCGACCCTGATGTGGAACGTGGGCAACGAGTCGGTGCTCGGACTGCAGAACTGCTACAGCGGAACCGAGCTGGAGAACCAGCGCAACGCCTACACCTCCTTCGTCAATGATGTGGCGAAGAAGATCCACTCGATCGACCCCGACCACCCGGTGACCTCCACCGACGCCTGGACGGGCGCCTGGCCGTACTACAAGCGCAACGCTCCGGACCTCGACCTGTACTCGGTCAACTCGTACAACCAGGTCTGCGGCGTCAGGGCGGACTGGGAAGCCGGCGGCTACACCAAGCCGTACATCGTCACGGAGACCGGCCCGGCCGGTGAGTGGGAGGTACCCAACGACGTCAACGGAATCCCGGACGAGCCCACCGACGTGCAGAAGGCGGCCGGCTACACCAAGGCCTGGAACTGCATCACCGGGCACAAGGGGGTGGCCCTCGGTGCGACGCTCTTCCACTACGGCACCGAGCACGACTTCGGCGGTGTCTGGTTCAACCTGATCTCCGGCGATCTGAAGCGGCTCTCCTACTACGCCGTGAAGCAGGCCTACGCGGGGTCGACCGCCGGGGACAACACCCCGCCGGTGATCTCCAACATGACGGTCTCGGGGGCCACTTCGGCTCAGTCCGGCAAGGAGTTCAGCGTTCACGCTGACGTCCGCGACCCGGACAACGACCCGATCACATACAAGATCTTCCTCAGCGGCAACTACGCCACGGGCGACAAGGGTCTGGTCGAGGCCAAGTGGCGCTCCACCGGCAACGGCACCTTCGCCGTCACCGCGCCGGACAAACTGGGTGTCTGGAAGGTCTACATCCAGGCCGAGGACGGGCACGGCAACGCCGGTATCGAGACCAAGTCGGTGAAGGTCGTCCCGCCGGCGGCGTCCGGAACCAATGTGGCACTGGGCAGGCCGACCACCGCGTCCTCCTACCAGACCGACCCGACCGGTGGCTGCCCGTGCACCGCGGCGATGGCCACGGACGGGAAGAACGACACCCGCTGGGCCAGCGACTGGAGCGACCCGCAGTCGATCCAGGTCGACCTCGGCTCGCAGAAGGCCATCCACCAGATCCAGTTGATCTGGGACCCCGCGTACGGCAAGTCGTACGAGGTCCAGGTGTCGGACGACGGGACCAACTGGCGTTCCGTCTACTCCACCACCAGCGGAAACGGTGATGTCGACTCCATCGACGTCAGCGCCACCGCCCGCTACGTCAAGCTGAACCTGACGGCGCGCGGCACCGCCTGGGGGTACTCGCTCTACGAGTTCGGCGTCTACAGCTGAGCATCGCTCTCCCCGCAGGGAACACCTGTGGCCGTCCTGCCCAAGGGCAGGGCGGCCACGGATTCGCGTCCTGCCGTCGCCGCGGCTCAGACCGCGGCGGCACGCCCGGGAACGCCGGCCGGTGCGGACTCAGCGGACTCGAAGGTGCTGCCCGGTGCGGAATCAGGGGCGCCGGCCGCATCGGCCGCCACCAGTTGCTGGATGGGGCGGGCCGCGACCGCGCCGCCCACCACCACGGCGGCGGCCACGAAGACCCCCATGATCACGTTGCCGAACCAGACCATGGTGTCGACCGGGACGCTGTAGACAGCGATCACCCTGGTCACACACTCGGCCAGCAGGGCGGTTCCCCAGATCAGCGAGAACGCCTTCTCGGCGCGCCGGAAGCGGGCGGAGGCCACCGAGAGCCGGTCCCAGGCCGCCGTCCTGGCCGGCTCGCCCTTGGTGATCCACGGCTTGAGGCCCGCGGACATCAGCGGCCGTCCGAAGAGCAGAGCGACCAGTACACCGATCCCCACCGTGCTGCTGACGGCGCTGTCCTTCACCAGCATCAGCCTGGCGTCCCCGGTGACCACGCTCAGTGCGAGACCGACGACGTTGACGACCAGGATCAGTGCGGCGAGCGCGTTGACCGTGCGCTCCCCCACGGCGGCCCACACCGTACGAACGGCCGGCAGGACACTGCTCAGGCCGAGGGCAGCGACGGTGCCCACCCCCTCGTACCTGAGGCAGTAGTACGCGGCCATCGGGACCGCGACGTCGACGATGATCGGGCTGAGGCTCTTCTTCCGGTGCTCCGTCGCTGTTTTCATACGTACAGCTTCGCGAAACGCCCCCGGGCGGCGTCAGATGCAGCTGTCCCCTGCTCGCCGGGACATTTGTCATGCCGCGCGGGCGCGGTCACCCCAATGGTCCGCCGAGTGTCGCGGTGCCCTGCTCCGGCATAGCCTGAAGAACCCGGGAGAGGAGCGCGTCATGAGAGCGACCTGGAAGGGAGCCATCTCGTTCGGGCTGGTCACGATTCCGGTCCAGCTCTTCACCGCTGCCGAGGAACATGACGTGCCGCTCCACCAGGTGCACGAGGCGGATGGCTCCCGGGTGCGGATGCGGCGCTTCTGCGAGGCGGAGGACAAGGAGATCCCGTACGCGGAGATCGCCAAGGGGTACGAGGCCCCCGACGGCAGCATGATCACGCTCACCGGTGAGGACCTCGCCGACCTGCCGCTGCCCAGCAAGAAGGTGATCGACGTGCTGGCCTTCGTGGACGCCGACACCATCGATCCGCTGATGTTCTCCAAGGCCTACTACGTCGGCACCTCCGACCGTTCGGCCGGCAAGCCGTATGCCCTGCTGAGAGACGCGCTGACGGAGACGGGACAGATCGCGGTGACCAAGATCGCCCTGCGGTCCCGGGAGTCCCTCGCGGTGCTCCGGGTCCACGAGGACACTCTGGTGTTGCAGACCTGCCTCTGGCCCGACGAGGTACGGCCCGCGGCCGGCGTCGCCCCCGAGGGGGATGTCACGGTGCGGCCCCAGGAGCTCAAGATGGCCAGGTCGCTGATGGAGACACTTTCGGAGGACTTCGACCTCTCGGCGCTGCACGACGAATACCAGGAAGCTCTGCAACAGGTCATCGAGGCACGGTTGCAAGGGGTCGAGCCGCCGCACGAGCAGGCGGCCGCCGCATCCGACGGCACGGTCATCGACCTCATGGCCGCACTGGAGAGCAGCGTCCGGGCGGCGAA contains:
- a CDS encoding FAD-dependent oxidoreductase, translated to MNENVDLHVPVLVVGGSLVGLSASVFLGRLGVEHLLVEKHADTSVHPRGRGNNVRTMELFRTAGIDSQIREAAAVLADNHGILQAPSLTGDDQEWLFKEIDPGGGLARFSPAGWCLCSQNDLEPVLVRSARDLGGDLRFSTELLSFEQDADGVSAVLKDRRTGEHSTVRADYLVAADGPRSPVREQLRIGLSGAGDLFHNVSVTFRSRRLAQVLGDRRFIVCYLTSPGADGALLPVDNREQWVFHLPWQPDRGETLEDFTDVRCAEHIRRATGASDLDIEITGKAPWHAAERVADRYSSGRVFLAGDSVHEMSPTGAFGSNTGIQDAHNLAWKLAAVLNGSAGPGLLDSYEAERRPVAQATSRRASSRSAEHSHPGYAAAPVPGGKQGGMLPVALGYRYPRGAVVGVDPELPVVPDGMRLAGDPGSRAPHLWVSRYGVRRSTLDLYERSFVLLTDAGDEAWRAAAKRVADRLSLPFDVYAVGRGAGADLVTESGTDWAEAHGTTADGAVLVRPDGFVAWRSPASVPDHEATLADVFATLLSRS
- a CDS encoding class F sortase, whose protein sequence is MTAQKSPEPTTPPRTASKPMGRALLWPAAAAALGALLMYNSVEGTGGSEPRPAAVASAAPTPAAPVDETLVLPRSAPMRLSIPSIAVDAPFTTLTLDSKGQLNPPPGDDNNLVGWYKGGASPGESGPAIVAGHVDTKTGPAVFQLLYALTPGNTVQITREDGVVATFVVDSVEEFSKADFPDDRVYADTPTPQLRLITCGGVYDHQAKDYSDNVVVFAHLDSTSTG
- a CDS encoding MFS transporter → MAGIDRRTAGEPTASSGGPGEHYKWIALSNTTLGVLMVMINQSIVLIALPDIFRGIHLDPLDSANTSYLLWMLMGFMVVTAVLVVTFGRLGDMFGRVRMYNLGFAAFTFCSVMLSLTWLDGSAGALWLIGWRIVQGVGGALLFANSTAILTDAFPANQRGTALGINSIAAIAGSFLGLILGGVLAPVNWKMIFLVSVPFGVFGTIWAYVKLHDTGVRARARMDWWGNITFAVGLISVLVGITYGIQPYGSSMMGWMNPWVLTALIGGVVVLGAFVWIELKVAEPLFRLSLFRLRAFTAGNLASLLTALGRGGLQFMLIIWLQGIWLPLHGYSFEQTPLWAGIYMIPLTIGFLLSAPLSGWISDRLGARPFTVGGALVTGASFVALMSLPVDFGYGIFAVLLFVNGLGSGLFASPNRAEIMNAVPANSRGAGAGMTATFQNSAMVLSIGIFFSLMIAGLSHSLPGVMHDGLVAQGVPEGEASQVSQLPPIAVLFAAFLGYNPFRQLLDGHLSELPDGGSHITGKQFFPHLISGPFHQGLVIAFWFAAAACVVAALSSLVTGRIGRRLPVGSPESLGSELAAVSGEAGIALSGPVVPDGGAGPTAADRGTTSLDRGTTPGPRPPGPVG
- a CDS encoding discoidin domain-containing protein encodes the protein MPTRPRSGMLLLALFALLASSLTFFAAPRAAAADILLSQGKPATSSSNEGDGLAASAAVDGNLTGTRWASQWSDPQWLQVDLGKTYNLSRAVLTWESAYGKAYQIQASANGTDWKTLTTVTDGDGGTDDLALSGTGRYVRMYGTARPGGYGYSLWEFQVYGSSDTTTPPAGGAVKVTGTQGNWQLQVGGQPYTVKGLTWGPSVADAPKYMPDVKSMGANTIRTWGTDGSTKPLLDSAAANGVRVINGFWLQPGGGPGAGGCVNYVTDTTYKNNSITEFAKWVEAYKSHPATLMWNVGNESVLGLQNCYSGTELENQRNAYTSFVNDVAKKIHSIDPDHPVTSTDAWTGAWPYYKRNAPDLDLYSVNSYNQVCGVRADWEAGGYTKPYIVTETGPAGEWEVPNDVNGIPDEPTDVQKAAGYTKAWNCITGHKGVALGATLFHYGTEHDFGGVWFNLISGDLKRLSYYAVKQAYAGSTAGDNTPPVISNMTVSGATSAQSGKEFSVHADVRDPDNDPITYKIFLSGNYATGDKGLVEAKWRSTGNGTFAVTAPDKLGVWKVYIQAEDGHGNAGIETKSVKVVPPAASGTNVALGRPTTASSYQTDPTGGCPCTAAMATDGKNDTRWASDWSDPQSIQVDLGSQKAIHQIQLIWDPAYGKSYEVQVSDDGTNWRSVYSTTSGNGDVDSIDVSATARYVKLNLTARGTAWGYSLYEFGVYS
- a CDS encoding VC0807 family protein — protein: MKTATEHRKKSLSPIIVDVAVPMAAYYCLRYEGVGTVAALGLSSVLPAVRTVWAAVGERTVNALAALILVVNVVGLALSVVTGDARLMLVKDSAVSSTVGIGVLVALLFGRPLMSAGLKPWITKGEPARTAAWDRLSVASARFRRAEKAFSLIWGTALLAECVTRVIAVYSVPVDTMVWFGNVIMGVFVAAAVVVGGAVAARPIQQLVAADAAGAPDSAPGSTFESAESAPAGVPGRAAAV
- the ku gene encoding non-homologous end joining protein Ku, yielding MRATWKGAISFGLVTIPVQLFTAAEEHDVPLHQVHEADGSRVRMRRFCEAEDKEIPYAEIAKGYEAPDGSMITLTGEDLADLPLPSKKVIDVLAFVDADTIDPLMFSKAYYVGTSDRSAGKPYALLRDALTETGQIAVTKIALRSRESLAVLRVHEDTLVLQTCLWPDEVRPAAGVAPEGDVTVRPQELKMARSLMETLSEDFDLSALHDEYQEALQQVIEARLQGVEPPHEQAAAASDGTVIDLMAALESSVRAAKGSRGDDSGAEDGEGGKHAEVRTLPDRKGAKKTAARKKAAPARRGTGSAPKKSAGSASTAAKSGGGKKKTAAGTKKTAAKTAAKSPAKKTSKRASA